One segment of Pontibacter akesuensis DNA contains the following:
- a CDS encoding SusC/RagA family TonB-linked outer membrane protein, translating into MRKNSTNRKRTSSLIAAACFLCFSGNAQDHYNAQVAMATHAGVRAQSTTSKTLNDVLVGLRSKYGIQFSYKAQVAKNLQLQVPENLENEPNVDVLLTKILAPSGLSYKKVNDVYIIIKKETAVPGVAPLKAAPSKTSTSRQDQTVRGTVTDGAGNALPGVAVVVKGTSRGTSTDLNGNFTLAVPANSTLVFNYLGFQTQEIAVGNQAVFNIALQTDTRSLQEVVVVGYGTQKKSDVTGSVTSVSSEEFVEGQVTSAAQLITGKVAGVQVTSNGGEPGAGSRIRIRGGASLSASNDPLIVIDGVPIENTSVAGAANPLSFINPDDIESFNILKDASAAAIYGSRASNGVIIITTKKGKAGQKQQVKFSTQFSVAKIKEQNDVLSADQYRQVVNEQGTPEQIALLGDANTNWQDQIFQEALTTDNNFSLTGADNNLPYHVSVGYLSQEGILKTSKFNRASGSVSLSPSLFNDHLKVNLNVKGAITNSFFADFGAIGAAVAFDPTQPVYNSENAFGGYFQWTDANGNYNTLATRNPLSMLEQRDDEGFAKRSIGNAQFDYKFHFLPDLRANLNLGYDISSSNGRTFFPAEFAPNAVEGGRLTRYEQSKRNHLMDFYLNYVKELTSISSRVDLTAGYSFQDFETNNPAFPVLNATGALITEAGRPGQIAYRLKSYFGRVNYSLMDRYLLTATVRTDGSSRFSEDNRWGTFPALAFAWRISEEGFLSASNTVSDLKLRVGYGVTGQQDIGESVFPYLARYTLGDNTAQYQLGFDAQGRPIYYTTFRPEGYDVGLKWEETKTYNAGLDFGFFNNRITGSLDYFLKDTEDLLATVDVAAGSNLVNRLPTNVGNLTAEGIEAVLGFTAIDNEKLVWDVGVNATYITREITKLSNVEVEGSIGNMEGTIAGGTGNRIQVNTVGYAPFTYYVYKQVYDESGKPIEGLYADLDGNGVIDENDKYRYKNPEANVNLGFNSSLTYGNWNFSLVARASLGNYMYNNVYSNNGAYQAFRFPNYLTNISPNVLETNFQTYQYFSDYYVENASFLRMENMNLSYNFGRVMNDRMGLRVSANVSNAFVITEYRGLDPEIAGGIDNNFYPRPRVFTLGVSVEL; encoded by the coding sequence ATGCGTAAAAATTCTACAAACCGAAAAAGGACCAGTAGCCTCATTGCGGCTGCCTGTTTCCTTTGCTTTTCGGGGAATGCCCAGGATCACTATAACGCGCAGGTGGCCATGGCTACCCATGCAGGCGTGCGTGCCCAAAGCACTACCTCCAAAACACTCAACGACGTACTGGTAGGCCTGCGCAGCAAGTATGGCATCCAGTTTTCGTATAAAGCACAGGTGGCCAAGAACCTGCAGTTGCAGGTGCCGGAGAACCTGGAGAACGAGCCAAATGTGGACGTGCTGCTAACGAAGATTCTTGCGCCAAGCGGCCTGTCCTACAAAAAGGTGAACGATGTGTACATCATCATCAAAAAGGAGACAGCAGTGCCTGGTGTAGCTCCGCTGAAAGCAGCCCCTTCTAAAACTTCTACCTCCCGCCAGGATCAGACTGTGCGCGGCACCGTAACAGATGGTGCAGGTAACGCCTTGCCAGGCGTGGCCGTGGTAGTGAAGGGCACTTCGCGTGGCACCTCTACCGACCTGAACGGTAACTTTACACTGGCAGTACCCGCCAATTCAACCCTAGTGTTCAACTACCTGGGTTTTCAGACGCAGGAAATAGCTGTAGGCAACCAGGCCGTCTTTAACATCGCGCTGCAAACCGATACCAGATCGCTGCAGGAAGTGGTGGTAGTGGGCTATGGTACGCAGAAGAAAAGCGACGTAACAGGCTCGGTAACCTCGGTAAGCTCTGAGGAGTTTGTAGAAGGCCAGGTAACCTCTGCGGCGCAGCTTATTACAGGTAAAGTAGCAGGTGTGCAAGTTACCTCCAATGGCGGAGAGCCGGGCGCAGGCTCGCGCATCCGTATCCGTGGAGGCGCTTCGCTTTCTGCCAGCAACGACCCGCTTATCGTGATTGACGGGGTTCCGATTGAGAACACTTCTGTGGCCGGTGCGGCAAATCCACTTAGCTTCATCAACCCGGACGACATCGAAAGCTTCAACATCCTGAAGGATGCCTCGGCTGCGGCGATCTATGGTTCCAGAGCTTCCAACGGTGTTATCATTATCACCACCAAAAAAGGCAAAGCAGGGCAGAAGCAGCAGGTGAAGTTCAGCACCCAGTTCTCGGTGGCAAAAATCAAGGAGCAGAACGACGTGCTTTCGGCTGACCAGTACCGCCAGGTGGTAAACGAGCAGGGCACGCCAGAGCAGATCGCGCTTTTGGGAGATGCCAATACAAACTGGCAGGACCAGATCTTCCAGGAGGCATTAACAACCGACAATAACTTTAGCCTGACAGGCGCAGACAATAATCTGCCGTACCACGTATCGGTGGGTTACCTGAGCCAGGAAGGTATCCTGAAAACGTCAAAGTTTAACAGGGCGTCAGGCTCCGTAAGCCTTAGCCCAAGCCTTTTCAATGATCACCTGAAGGTGAATCTGAACGTGAAGGGAGCCATCACCAACAGCTTCTTTGCTGACTTTGGCGCGATAGGTGCCGCTGTGGCCTTTGACCCGACACAGCCTGTATACAATTCAGAAAACGCCTTTGGCGGCTATTTCCAGTGGACGGATGCGAACGGAAACTACAACACCCTGGCTACCCGAAACCCGCTTAGCATGCTGGAGCAGCGTGATGACGAGGGATTCGCAAAACGCAGCATCGGTAACGCTCAGTTCGATTACAAATTTCATTTTCTGCCAGACCTTCGGGCAAACCTGAACCTGGGCTACGACATTTCGAGCAGCAACGGCAGAACCTTTTTCCCTGCCGAGTTTGCACCGAATGCCGTGGAAGGCGGCAGGCTGACCAGGTATGAGCAGTCGAAGCGAAACCACCTGATGGACTTTTACCTGAACTATGTAAAAGAACTTACTTCTATCAGCAGCAGAGTGGACCTGACGGCTGGTTATTCTTTCCAGGATTTCGAGACAAACAATCCTGCTTTCCCTGTGTTGAACGCCACTGGCGCACTGATCACAGAAGCAGGAAGACCGGGACAGATAGCTTACCGCTTAAAATCATACTTCGGCCGTGTGAACTACTCTTTGATGGACCGTTACCTGCTGACTGCTACGGTGCGTACAGACGGATCTTCCAGATTCAGCGAAGACAACCGCTGGGGTACGTTCCCGGCACTTGCCTTTGCCTGGAGAATCTCTGAGGAAGGCTTCCTTAGCGCCTCAAACACAGTATCTGATTTAAAGCTTCGCGTAGGCTACGGTGTAACAGGGCAGCAGGACATTGGCGAAAGTGTATTCCCTTACCTGGCGCGTTATACATTGGGTGATAACACGGCACAATACCAACTCGGATTTGATGCACAGGGAAGACCAATTTATTACACTACCTTCCGGCCAGAAGGATATGATGTAGGCCTTAAGTGGGAGGAGACAAAAACGTACAACGCAGGTTTAGACTTTGGATTCTTCAACAACAGAATCACCGGTAGCCTCGACTATTTCCTGAAGGATACAGAAGATTTGTTAGCTACGGTAGATGTCGCCGCTGGGTCTAACCTGGTTAACCGTTTGCCTACTAATGTGGGCAATTTGACAGCCGAGGGTATTGAGGCTGTATTAGGCTTTACTGCTATTGACAATGAGAAGCTGGTGTGGGATGTGGGAGTGAATGCCACTTACATCACGCGTGAAATCACCAAGCTTTCTAATGTAGAGGTGGAGGGTTCGATAGGCAACATGGAAGGCACTATCGCAGGCGGTACTGGTAACAGAATACAGGTAAACACAGTAGGTTATGCTCCATTCACATACTATGTATACAAGCAGGTGTATGATGAGTCTGGAAAGCCTATCGAAGGATTATATGCGGACCTGGATGGCAATGGCGTGATTGATGAGAATGACAAGTACCGCTACAAGAATCCGGAGGCGAACGTAAACCTGGGGTTTAACTCCAGCCTGACGTATGGCAACTGGAACTTCAGCCTGGTGGCGCGTGCCAGCCTGGGTAATTACATGTATAACAACGTGTACTCTAACAACGGAGCTTACCAGGCCTTCCGTTTCCCGAACTACCTGACGAACATATCGCCAAACGTGCTGGAGACGAATTTCCAGACCTACCAGTACTTCTCTGACTATTATGTGGAGAATGCGTCGTTCCTGCGCATGGAGAACATGAACCTGAGCTACAACTTCGGCAGAGTGATGAACGATAGAATGGGACTTCGTGTAAGCGCGAACGTGTCGAATGCTTTTGTGATCACCGAGTACAGGGGCCTGGATCCTGAAATAGCGGGAGGTATTGATAATAACTTTTATCCAAGGCCGCGTGTTTTCACGCTGGGGGTAAGCGTTGAACTTTAA
- a CDS encoding FecR family protein, whose translation MRYINYKAADFAADEEFIRWVQQPTPERKAFWQNFQLQNPDMQQAVQEAYVLVQHLSMDVDEVPDWELEEMWLDLEQKQVGQTPFSDTAEDKEDNVIPINSGRQMSWLVAAAVSALLLVSGVLLVQQWQQQATKVYMTQAKERMFLLLPDSSSVILNANSTLTLPVNWSADKDRVVQLEGQAYFSVTHKQNNQRFVVQTKDGLEVEVLGTEFSVSNKENKKQVVLEAGKVQLNITQNGQQQELIMAPGDLVEADQAAGIVQKQVNTALYTAWKNEKLILEDISLAQVAQVLEHSYGYKVLFKNAALKSERITAYLDKNSPEHILSTLSETLQVEINKEDKLVTIN comes from the coding sequence ATGAGATACATCAATTACAAAGCCGCAGATTTTGCAGCAGACGAAGAGTTCATCCGATGGGTACAGCAGCCAACACCGGAGCGAAAAGCCTTCTGGCAAAATTTCCAGCTACAAAACCCTGACATGCAGCAGGCGGTGCAGGAGGCGTACGTTTTGGTGCAGCACCTTAGTATGGATGTGGATGAGGTTCCGGATTGGGAACTGGAGGAGATGTGGCTGGACCTGGAGCAAAAACAAGTAGGACAAACGCCCTTCAGCGACACTGCTGAAGACAAAGAAGACAATGTAATTCCGATAAACTCCGGGAGGCAAATGTCCTGGTTGGTTGCTGCGGCCGTGTCAGCCCTACTGCTCGTAAGCGGGGTTTTGCTTGTGCAGCAATGGCAGCAACAGGCCACTAAAGTATACATGACCCAAGCCAAAGAACGCATGTTCCTGCTTTTGCCGGATAGCTCCAGTGTTATACTCAACGCTAACTCCACCCTGACGCTCCCGGTAAATTGGTCGGCAGACAAGGACCGGGTGGTGCAGTTGGAAGGGCAGGCTTATTTCTCGGTAACGCACAAGCAAAACAACCAGCGTTTTGTGGTACAGACAAAGGATGGACTGGAAGTGGAGGTGCTGGGAACCGAATTCAGCGTGTCGAACAAAGAGAATAAAAAGCAGGTGGTGCTTGAAGCGGGAAAAGTGCAACTGAACATAACCCAGAACGGGCAGCAACAGGAGCTAATCATGGCTCCAGGCGATCTGGTAGAGGCAGACCAGGCTGCAGGCATTGTGCAGAAGCAGGTGAACACAGCCCTCTATACAGCCTGGAAAAACGAGAAGCTGATATTAGAGGACATCAGCCTGGCACAGGTGGCGCAGGTGCTGGAGCACAGCTACGGCTACAAAGTGCTGTTTAAGAATGCAGCGCTGAAGAGCGAGCGAATTACGGCTTATTTGGATAAGAACTCACCGGAGCACATCCTGTCCACCTTGTCAGAGACCCTGCAGGTGGAAATAAACAAAGAGGATAAGCTTGTTACCATTAACTAA
- a CDS encoding FUSC family protein, with the protein MPGFADMFARVGLTLQIVKTALAAAVSWMLATAVLDSGFPYFAPLAAILTVQVTVADSVEKATQRIIGIVGGVAVSLLIGHWLSISSFSIFLVILVGMAISKALRMNPQIVSQVAVSSFLVLAFGMKEEGYALERVVETLMGSVVAVLINALIVPQNAIPEVEKSILTMGEKATATLSFLSQQLHQTEKGQLVGRQETDALIAAHEASITALQLAEQSLKYNPFLTQKRTYLSRLTIVVKRLEHITTQIRGIRRGIADLNSARIFQHELQDTQALQEAVAATANCINLFSHAMVTPTEAERQELLAAIREAQLLQNRCLDTLRNINSNRTLRDVGSILTDLNRILKEVER; encoded by the coding sequence ATGCCGGGATTCGCAGACATGTTCGCCCGCGTGGGCTTAACCCTCCAGATCGTGAAGACGGCGCTGGCCGCAGCGGTGTCCTGGATGCTGGCCACAGCCGTGCTGGATTCCGGCTTTCCATACTTCGCGCCGCTTGCCGCCATACTTACCGTGCAGGTAACAGTAGCTGACTCTGTCGAGAAAGCCACCCAGCGCATAATCGGCATTGTGGGCGGCGTGGCGGTCAGTTTGCTTATCGGGCACTGGCTCAGCATCAGCAGTTTCTCTATTTTCCTGGTGATACTGGTGGGCATGGCTATTTCCAAGGCGCTCCGCATGAATCCGCAGATCGTGTCGCAGGTGGCGGTGAGCTCTTTTCTGGTGCTGGCTTTCGGGATGAAGGAAGAAGGCTATGCGCTGGAGCGGGTGGTGGAAACCCTGATGGGCTCAGTGGTGGCAGTGCTGATCAACGCGCTGATTGTGCCGCAGAACGCGATTCCGGAAGTAGAGAAAAGTATCCTTACGATGGGCGAAAAGGCTACGGCTACCTTAAGCTTTCTCTCGCAACAGCTCCACCAGACAGAGAAAGGGCAACTGGTGGGCAGGCAGGAAACAGATGCACTCATTGCGGCACACGAGGCAAGTATAACGGCCCTGCAGCTTGCCGAGCAGAGCCTCAAGTATAACCCCTTTCTAACGCAAAAGCGCACGTACCTCAGCCGCCTGACCATCGTGGTGAAGCGGCTGGAGCACATCACCACCCAAATCCGGGGCATCCGCCGGGGTATAGCTGATCTCAACTCTGCGCGTATTTTTCAGCATGAACTGCAGGACACGCAGGCGCTGCAGGAAGCCGTGGCGGCAACTGCCAACTGCATCAACCTTTTCAGCCATGCCATGGTAACGCCCACCGAAGCGGAGCGCCAGGAACTGCTGGCAGCCATCAGAGAGGCGCAACTACTGCAGAACCGCTGCCTCGACACCCTCCGCAACATCAACTCCAACCGCACACTCCGCGATGTGGGCAGCATTCTCACCGACCTGAACCGCATCTTGAAAGAAGTAGAACGCTGA
- a CDS encoding PAS domain-containing sensor histidine kinase has protein sequence MQPSVHTPTTPTQSLEFYRSIVSKNKDLFSVIDRHGNYVFVSESAETIYGYKPSDMVGKSSLSFIHPNDQPTILACIAAVLAGESPQVPPFRYRIKSGEWRWIQSAATNMLADPHVQGILVNSRDVTEAFLLSKERDYHQAYYKSLFFEHPDTVFTLSNEGRFQRVNQHIQKLTGYNVTDLVDSQFGEIVHPDSIPAANEAYKRVMQGEAHTMEIRIITKQRQEKHISVSVMPVYFGGVMKGIQGIARDVTQATHTQLLIKEQAQQLNNILESISEPFYVLNSSWCFTFVSAAFASFMHKTREELAGKPIWELFPALVNTKLFRACNEVSEKRNTIRFEETYTKTYLQPCTLHFTLYPTVDGIAVHFVDVTESYKTQLELEKLSLVASKTINGVIIMGPDRRIDWVNDGFCRLTGYDRQEAIGLVPGELLRGPDTDPAVLERIRQKYKALQPFSEELLCYKKSGERIWLYIDMTPIFNEAGQLVNFVAIKTDISEKKEAEVKQLKLADDLFKQNRDLQQFTYIISHNLRAPVANALGLARLVNKLPKAEPAFDHALDKLHTSVLQLDSVIKDINNLLSIRDSGRVTPRELVNLNQVCREVLESFETEITQCRATFTIDINPGHSLFSIKAYLFSILHNLISNALKYRSEERPLEVLIKVEPDMRGYVLTVCDNGLGLDMQLVKHQLFQLYKRFHPFIHGKGTGLFLVKTQVEALGGKIKVDSMPDQGTTFSIYLGAKSYS, from the coding sequence TTGCAACCCTCTGTACATACCCCCACCACCCCTACTCAGTCGCTGGAGTTCTACCGTTCTATCGTAAGCAAGAACAAGGACCTTTTTTCAGTTATAGACAGGCATGGAAACTATGTGTTCGTAAGCGAGTCGGCGGAGACGATCTACGGCTACAAGCCTTCTGATATGGTGGGAAAAAGCAGTTTGTCCTTTATCCACCCGAACGACCAGCCGACGATTCTTGCCTGCATTGCGGCGGTGCTGGCCGGGGAGTCGCCACAGGTGCCGCCGTTTCGGTACCGCATCAAGAGCGGGGAATGGCGTTGGATACAGTCGGCAGCCACAAACATGCTGGCTGACCCGCATGTGCAGGGAATTCTGGTTAACTCGCGCGATGTGACAGAGGCTTTCCTACTTTCGAAGGAACGCGATTACCACCAGGCCTACTACAAGTCCCTGTTCTTTGAGCACCCTGATACCGTATTCACCCTGAGCAACGAAGGTCGTTTTCAGCGGGTGAACCAACATATACAGAAGCTCACCGGCTACAACGTCACCGATCTGGTGGATTCCCAGTTTGGGGAGATTGTGCACCCTGACAGCATCCCGGCTGCAAATGAAGCTTACAAACGCGTCATGCAGGGCGAGGCACACACCATGGAGATCCGCATCATCACTAAGCAACGGCAGGAAAAGCATATCAGCGTATCGGTGATGCCGGTATACTTCGGGGGCGTGATGAAGGGCATCCAGGGCATAGCACGGGACGTGACGCAGGCCACCCACACACAGCTGCTGATCAAAGAGCAGGCGCAGCAACTAAACAACATTCTGGAGAGTATTTCAGAGCCGTTTTATGTATTGAACAGCTCCTGGTGCTTTACCTTTGTGAGCGCCGCCTTTGCCTCTTTCATGCACAAAACGCGTGAGGAACTGGCCGGAAAGCCGATTTGGGAGCTATTCCCCGCGCTTGTGAACACCAAGCTGTTCAGAGCCTGCAACGAGGTATCGGAAAAACGCAACACCATCCGGTTCGAAGAAACCTACACCAAAACATACCTCCAGCCCTGCACCCTGCACTTCACGCTGTACCCGACCGTAGATGGCATTGCGGTGCATTTTGTGGACGTCACTGAATCATACAAGACACAACTGGAGTTGGAGAAACTGTCGTTGGTTGCCAGTAAGACCATCAACGGTGTAATCATTATGGGTCCTGACCGCAGGATAGACTGGGTAAACGACGGCTTTTGCCGCCTGACCGGCTACGATCGGCAGGAGGCAATTGGCCTGGTTCCCGGAGAGCTGCTGCGCGGCCCCGACACAGACCCTGCTGTATTGGAGCGCATCCGGCAGAAGTACAAAGCCCTGCAGCCGTTTTCGGAGGAGTTGCTCTGCTACAAGAAGAGTGGCGAGCGCATCTGGTTGTATATTGACATGACCCCTATCTTCAACGAGGCGGGGCAACTGGTAAACTTTGTCGCCATTAAGACGGATATCTCCGAGAAAAAGGAGGCAGAGGTGAAACAGCTCAAGCTTGCCGATGACCTTTTCAAGCAGAACCGGGACCTGCAGCAATTCACCTACATTATTTCGCACAACCTCCGTGCGCCCGTGGCAAATGCACTGGGGCTGGCACGGCTCGTAAACAAGCTCCCAAAGGCCGAACCGGCTTTCGATCATGCCCTGGACAAGCTCCATACTTCTGTTTTACAGCTGGACTCGGTGATTAAGGACATTAACAACCTGCTTTCCATCCGGGACTCGGGCCGTGTAACCCCGCGTGAGTTAGTAAACCTAAACCAGGTGTGCCGCGAGGTGCTGGAGAGCTTTGAGACCGAGATAACCCAATGCCGCGCCACCTTCACAATCGACATCAATCCGGGGCACAGCCTTTTCTCCATTAAGGCATACTTGTTCAGCATTCTGCACAACCTCATCTCCAATGCCTTGAAATACAGGTCTGAAGAGCGGCCACTGGAGGTACTAATCAAGGTAGAGCCTGATATGCGGGGCTATGTACTGACCGTTTGCGACAACGGGCTGGGGTTGGACATGCAATTGGTAAAGCACCAGCTATTTCAGCTCTACAAGCGCTTCCACCCCTTCATTCACGGCAAGGGAACCGGCTTGTTCCTTGTAAAAACACAGGTAGAGGCATTGGGAGGCAAGATAAAAGTAGACAGCATGCCAGACCAAGGCACCACCTTTAGCATTTACCTGGGCGCTAAATCATACAGCTAA
- a CDS encoding alpha-amylase family glycosyl hydrolase: protein MNLFTQLRTFLFLSLLLLAKLSVAQVVTTTPVFPTADREVTLVFDISKAKDTRSQGLLTAPNEVYLWSGAGTSETGDAFQYQPSGQTNFAAPFAPGRMTYLGGSKWSITLVPRTYFGVPAGTPIRKLGLLLKNANGTAQTEDFFVSVYPDQLTASFQQPTQSFLFKEANSSIQVTGASSAPATLRLLRNSTELQRAANAQSLSYTLPVGAEAGKRQQVVLEARTATEVATDTFYYMVEPQPRVAALPAGLKDGINYIDADEVTLVLYAPHKENVYVIGEFNNWLPAEEYLMNRTPDGERYWLRLTGLPAGREVAYQYLVDGAIAVADPYTEKILDPANDKFLTAANYPNLKPYPSEANGIVSLLQTQQQAYDWKIKNFERPAVDHLVIYELLVRDFVATRNYKTLTDTLSYLKNLGINAIELMPIMEFTGNESWGYNPTFFFAPDKAYGTEEELKAFIDAAHKAGIAVILDIVLNQADYENPYVKLYWDGDKPSANSPYFNQTATHPFSVFFDFNHEKAATKQLVQRVTEYWLEEYNVDGFRFDLSKGFTQTNSGGNVDAWGRYDAGRVATWKRIYNEIRAVDETAYVILEHFADNAEEKELASYGMLFWANANHDFRQLAKGQNANPNWISYRQRGWAQPHLINYIESHDEERILFDVKQNGLSANGYNTRTLTTALNRAKLAAAFGLSVPGPKMIWQFGELGYDVSIDENGRTGNKPLRWEYQNDPERAKLFQVYSELIHLKTTLPVFATDDYNLDFSELVKRLTLVTPDMKVFLIGNFDVKKQSPATKFPIAGTWYDYFSGEEVQVSNPNETIVLQPGEFRLFSTQPLEASVPNLLPWSRTVLSVEDDFAAGQGLVLYPNPAPESVTISMDNAYRGPIQVQVLDVTGRRVHSRNFIKTSEVLQQPLELGTIPNGLYYLEVTAGEKRVVDKLVKLGN from the coding sequence ATGAATCTTTTTACTCAACTGCGTACCTTTCTTTTTCTTTCTCTGCTCCTGCTGGCCAAGCTTTCGGTAGCGCAGGTAGTAACCACCACACCGGTCTTCCCCACGGCAGACCGGGAGGTGACGCTGGTCTTCGACATCTCCAAGGCAAAGGACACCAGGTCCCAGGGATTGCTTACTGCCCCGAACGAAGTATACCTGTGGTCCGGAGCCGGCACCTCCGAGACAGGCGACGCTTTTCAGTACCAGCCTAGCGGCCAGACTAATTTTGCGGCTCCCTTTGCGCCCGGACGCATGACGTACCTCGGCGGCAGCAAATGGAGCATTACGCTCGTGCCCCGCACATACTTTGGCGTGCCCGCAGGCACCCCCATCCGCAAACTGGGCCTGCTGCTTAAAAACGCCAATGGAACGGCCCAGACAGAAGACTTTTTTGTCAGCGTATACCCTGATCAACTCACGGCAAGCTTTCAGCAACCAACTCAGTCTTTCCTGTTCAAAGAAGCAAACAGCAGCATCCAGGTAACAGGAGCATCCTCGGCACCTGCTACGCTGCGCCTGCTCAGAAACAGTACAGAACTGCAGCGTGCCGCCAATGCGCAAAGCCTAAGTTATACTTTACCTGTGGGCGCCGAGGCAGGAAAGCGCCAGCAGGTGGTATTGGAAGCAAGAACGGCCACTGAGGTAGCCACCGACACCTTCTACTACATGGTGGAGCCTCAGCCGCGTGTGGCGGCGCTGCCTGCGGGCCTGAAGGATGGTATCAACTACATTGATGCCGATGAGGTGACGCTGGTGCTGTACGCGCCGCACAAGGAGAATGTGTACGTGATCGGTGAGTTCAACAATTGGCTGCCTGCGGAAGAGTACCTCATGAACCGCACGCCGGACGGGGAGCGGTATTGGCTGCGCCTGACGGGTTTACCGGCTGGCCGGGAGGTGGCGTACCAGTACCTGGTGGATGGCGCGATCGCTGTCGCAGACCCCTACACCGAAAAGATACTGGACCCAGCAAATGATAAATTCCTTACAGCTGCCAACTATCCCAACCTGAAACCCTACCCAAGCGAGGCCAACGGCATTGTGTCGCTGTTGCAGACGCAGCAGCAGGCATACGATTGGAAAATCAAAAACTTCGAGCGACCTGCCGTTGATCACCTGGTTATCTACGAGCTGCTGGTGCGCGATTTTGTGGCTACCCGTAATTACAAAACCCTCACCGATACGCTTAGCTACCTGAAGAACCTAGGCATTAACGCTATCGAACTGATGCCCATTATGGAGTTTACAGGCAATGAATCGTGGGGCTACAACCCGACTTTCTTTTTTGCGCCGGACAAAGCCTATGGTACCGAAGAGGAGCTGAAGGCCTTTATCGATGCGGCCCACAAGGCAGGCATCGCCGTGATTCTTGACATTGTGCTGAACCAGGCTGACTATGAAAACCCCTACGTGAAGCTGTACTGGGACGGCGATAAGCCGAGTGCCAACAGCCCTTACTTCAACCAGACGGCAACCCATCCCTTCAGTGTTTTCTTTGACTTTAACCACGAGAAAGCCGCCACGAAACAACTGGTGCAGCGTGTGACGGAGTATTGGCTGGAGGAGTACAATGTGGACGGCTTCCGCTTTGACTTGTCCAAAGGTTTTACCCAGACCAACTCCGGTGGTAATGTGGATGCCTGGGGAAGGTATGATGCCGGCCGCGTGGCTACCTGGAAACGCATCTACAACGAAATTCGGGCGGTGGACGAGACGGCCTACGTCATCCTGGAGCACTTCGCCGACAATGCGGAAGAGAAGGAGCTGGCAAGCTACGGCATGCTATTCTGGGCAAATGCCAACCATGATTTCCGGCAGTTGGCCAAAGGACAGAATGCGAACCCCAACTGGATTTCTTACCGCCAGCGTGGCTGGGCGCAACCGCACCTGATCAACTACATCGAAAGCCACGATGAAGAGCGCATCCTGTTCGATGTGAAGCAGAATGGCTTATCTGCAAACGGCTACAACACCCGTACCCTTACCACGGCGCTCAACCGAGCCAAACTCGCAGCCGCCTTCGGTTTAAGCGTGCCGGGCCCAAAAATGATCTGGCAATTTGGGGAGCTGGGCTATGATGTCTCTATTGATGAAAACGGACGCACCGGAAATAAGCCGCTGCGCTGGGAGTACCAGAACGACCCGGAGCGCGCCAAGCTTTTCCAAGTGTACTCAGAGTTGATTCACCTGAAAACAACACTGCCAGTGTTTGCCACCGACGACTACAACCTGGATTTCAGTGAACTTGTAAAGCGCCTGACTTTGGTAACCCCGGACATGAAGGTTTTCCTGATCGGTAACTTTGATGTAAAGAAGCAAAGCCCGGCAACCAAATTTCCCATAGCCGGCACTTGGTACGACTATTTCAGCGGAGAGGAAGTGCAGGTAAGCAACCCAAACGAAACCATCGTGCTGCAGCCGGGCGAGTTCAGGCTCTTCTCCACCCAACCGCTGGAGGCATCGGTGCCCAACCTGCTCCCCTGGTCGCGCACGGTGCTGTCGGTAGAGGATGACTTTGCCGCAGGACAGGGACTCGTCCTGTACCCGAACCCTGCACCTGAAAGTGTCACCATAAGTATGGACAATGCCTACCGTGGCCCTATTCAGGTGCAGGTACTGGATGTGACCGGCCGCCGTGTGCACAGCCGCAACTTTATCAAAACAAGTGAGGTGCTGCAGCAGCCGCTGGAGTTAGGCACTATCCCGAACGGATTGTATTACCTGGAGGTAACGGCAGGAGAGAAGCGCGTGGTTGACAAGCTGGTGAAACTGGGAAACTAA
- a CDS encoding response regulator: protein MYKKVFIIDDDEVSVFLTEMTLATENFALRYDTFLNPTDALELLLPLLTEENRSCLPDIVFLDLNMPFMSGWDFLETLQPYSHLLQGNCKIYILSSSVDAYEMERAKNYSLLTGFLHKPICEKTIHQLTAGQ, encoded by the coding sequence ATGTACAAGAAGGTTTTTATAATTGACGATGACGAGGTAAGCGTTTTTCTGACCGAGATGACTTTGGCAACTGAAAACTTTGCCCTCCGCTACGACACGTTTCTGAACCCGACCGATGCCTTGGAGCTGCTGCTGCCCTTGCTTACGGAAGAGAACCGAAGCTGCTTGCCAGATATCGTGTTTCTGGACTTGAACATGCCCTTTATGAGCGGCTGGGATTTCCTGGAAACGCTGCAACCTTACAGCCACCTGCTACAAGGCAACTGCAAAATCTATATCCTTTCTTCGTCGGTTGATGCCTATGAGATGGAGCGCGCAAAGAACTATAGCCTTCTGACCGGGTTTCTGCACAAGCCCATTTGCGAGAAAACCATACACCAGTTGACAGCTGGCCAGTAG